The Flammeovirga yaeyamensis genome segment GTCCTATCATCATTATTTAATTTTTGCCCTTTTGCAAGTTTCTTCTCAACTGTTTCTAATCTATCAGGCTTAACTCTTTCTTCTATAATTTTAAAACAATCAGGATATTCCATTGCTTTTTCCTCATCCCAATCAAAGAAGTTGATTACCCAACGACTTGTTGATTGATCGATATTATTATTTAAATCTTGTCCATTTAAATAAGGAAAAAGAACATTTTTATTTTGAGGGTCTTTTTCAATTAGATTTTGTGCTTCTTCTGGATCTAATACAAAACCCTTTCCAAATATAATCGATCCTTGAAAACTTTTATCTTGATTTTGTACCAATGAATATGGATCACCTAAATCCTCTTGGTCATCTATATAAGTATTTATTAAATCTACTTCTTTAGTATCTAAGATGAATTTTCTTAACCAATCTCCTTTATGAACAGTTACCAAAGCTACTTCAACAGCTGCTACGCCAGGCCATTTCATAGAACGAACAGCGTGGTTAATTACCCCTCCTTTATCTTCAATTACAGCCAATCCACCTTCTCTTGCTCCACCTTGGGAAATAGTGTTTGTAGAAATTAATGATTGGAACCCACCTCTTTTAATGATCTCAAAATCTCTTCTAAAAAAGTATGTTACTAAATCAACACTTCCTATTGGAGCATAATAATATTTGACAAATTCAAGAAAATCAACACCGAATGAACTACTTAATTTTTGTCCTCCCAAAAACGGCGGGTTCCCCAAAATACAATCAAACCCACCTCCAGACATAATCTGAGGAAATTCTAAAAACCAATGAAAAAACTTCTTCTCTTCTGCGATAGCTGATGCTTTAGCGGGGCCCTGTCCTGTTATTTGAGCACCAGTCTTAAGAAATGATTGATAACTTTTTTGAGTTACTAGTTGATCTTTTGTTGTTTCATTTTTATCAATAAAAAATTGGGCAATTTGAATATCTGCCAACTGTTTCAATCTAAACCAGTGGACTCCTTTTTCTAATTTTTTGTATGCTTCTGCTTTTTGTTTTATCTCCCCTGAAGTTGTTTCTGGCATATTACCAAACTTTCTAAATTCAGCAGTTACCAACTTGATAGTATCTTCCAATGATTTTTGATTATCAAGTGTTTTCTGATGTCCAGCAGATTTAATTTCTTCCTCAAATAACTTTCTCTCTGCTTTATTTCGTTTAGAAAACTCTGAAGCAATAGCAGTATCTCCTGCCAGTTTTTTAAAGGCTTCATTTGCTATACCCTTATTCAACTCTTCCATATGTGCCAAGCCAACAATGGCATTACCACATTTAATATGGTGATCTAAGAAGTTTAAAGGTTCATTCGGGTTATGTGCCTCTAACCATAGAGCTACTTTACATAATTCAACAGCTAATGGGTTTAAATCCACTCCATAAATACAATTCTTAATCACATCACGAGTAGCTAGTCGAATTGCTTCATTATTTGGTTGTTCTTGATCTGTACGAACAACAGCTAATTCAAAAGCAATATATCTTGCAGCTGAAAGTAAAATATGTCCCGAACCACACGCAACATCACATACTCTTAATCCTAATAAAGCCATCTCCTGTTTTTGAAGATGATTTAACTCCTTAGTTGTTGAAATAAATTGATCAGGATCTTTTAACCTATCCTCTACCTGATATTTCAAAGAGTGATTAATCAATGGTCTGACAAGCTCTTCAGGAGTATAATGAGAACCAGAAGAAGACCTTTCTTCACTCTTTTCGAATTGGAATTTATACTTATTCCCTTCAACTTTTATGACGGGTTGATATTCTAGTAGTCCCTCATACATAGAGCCAAATTCCTCAACATCAAGGTCAGTAAAATTAACCCTTGTGAGTTGTTTTTTCTCATTCTGAAAATAAGACAGATTACTCAACACCTCTAAAAACACCTCATTGGATAATTTCAAATCATACAATGTACCCAAAGCATCAGGTGAAAATAAACCAGAAGCCAACGCATTCAACCCAAACTCTTCTGCTACTTCTTGTCTTTCAAAGATGGCAAAACACATCTTTAAAGATTCCCATAAGTCATGAGGTCGTTTTTCAATAAAATGCTTTTTCTCTACTAACTTTTTTATCCTAGATACAGAATAATAATCATAATAGATTTTCTTCTTTTTTTGAATTCTTTTATCCCATGATTTATTTTCATGAGAAGGGAATATCAAATCTCTTTCCTCTGTCACCATCAAGAACAAGAGTCTATATACCATCCTTAGAAGGTTATGGTAAAACTCCGTTTGTTGTTGACTTCTATATCCAGCATCCTCAGAATTCAAATAGTTTTCAACCTGATTCTTTAATGCTAAATTTTCAGGATGTTGTAAAAAACCATTCGCTAATTGCATAATGGATTTTTCAACAGCCGATGATAACTTTTCTCTTATTCTTGAACCAGAACTTAACGCATCGGCATGAAAAACTTCCCAATAAGAGGATTCATTATCATCAATACTTTTTGGAGCCCTTGTCTTATGAAGGATTCTATATAAAAGAACAAACTCTAAATAGAGTTCATCTTCTATGATCTTCTTAAGGTCAAATTCTAAATACGTCAATTTAGTCAACCTTGTCGCATCTCTAAGTAGTCGTAACTGATAACCATTGGTTACAATACCATATAAGTTCTCTGTATTGTTTAAATACTCTTGTAACAAGTTATGAGGTGTACGCTGACCTCTTTCTAGTGACTGATCTAATAAGACAAGTTCACCCTCCACTAATTTTGCACCAACAATATGGATAGGTACGTTACAATCATTGTCGGCTTTGTGAGATATATTATAGGTCTTATCATTGATCACTTGAGGGACTACATCTTTTATTTCGTACCCTAAGTAATCAAGAAAATTCCTTATCCATAAGTCAGTAGCTTTTTTTCCATCATCAGAAGCTCTCGCTTTTTCTGTTTTCTGATGGAAACGCTCATACAGTTGTCTTATATCATGCCACGCAATACCTATTTCGTCCCTTAAATCTTCCGTATTTTTAAAGCCGAAATCTTTAGGTTTTTGAAATTTATAGTCCTCTGCTGATTGTATTTTATCTAAAATCTCTCCCGAGATGATATTTCCTTGAATTTGAATCCCTGAATAATTCATAAACTATTGTGATAAGGGTTAGAAAAGTTTTTTAGCTACAGGTAGTAATACATAAACTCCAATTACCTCTGGAGGCAATACTGGGTAGACCGCTTTAAAATCTGAACCACCCACTAATGTTTTATAGCTACTCTGAGCTCCAACTAAGT includes the following:
- a CDS encoding Eco57I restriction-modification methylase domain-containing protein, whose product is MNYSGIQIQGNIISGEILDKIQSAEDYKFQKPKDFGFKNTEDLRDEIGIAWHDIRQLYERFHQKTEKARASDDGKKATDLWIRNFLDYLGYEIKDVVPQVINDKTYNISHKADNDCNVPIHIVGAKLVEGELVLLDQSLERGQRTPHNLLQEYLNNTENLYGIVTNGYQLRLLRDATRLTKLTYLEFDLKKIIEDELYLEFVLLYRILHKTRAPKSIDDNESSYWEVFHADALSSGSRIREKLSSAVEKSIMQLANGFLQHPENLALKNQVENYLNSEDAGYRSQQQTEFYHNLLRMVYRLLFLMVTEERDLIFPSHENKSWDKRIQKKKKIYYDYYSVSRIKKLVEKKHFIEKRPHDLWESLKMCFAIFERQEVAEEFGLNALASGLFSPDALGTLYDLKLSNEVFLEVLSNLSYFQNEKKQLTRVNFTDLDVEEFGSMYEGLLEYQPVIKVEGNKYKFQFEKSEERSSSGSHYTPEELVRPLINHSLKYQVEDRLKDPDQFISTTKELNHLQKQEMALLGLRVCDVACGSGHILLSAARYIAFELAVVRTDQEQPNNEAIRLATRDVIKNCIYGVDLNPLAVELCKVALWLEAHNPNEPLNFLDHHIKCGNAIVGLAHMEELNKGIANEAFKKLAGDTAIASEFSKRNKAERKLFEEEIKSAGHQKTLDNQKSLEDTIKLVTAEFRKFGNMPETTSGEIKQKAEAYKKLEKGVHWFRLKQLADIQIAQFFIDKNETTKDQLVTQKSYQSFLKTGAQITGQGPAKASAIAEEKKFFHWFLEFPQIMSGGGFDCILGNPPFLGGQKLSSSFGVDFLEFVKYYYAPIGSVDLVTYFFRRDFEIIKRGGFQSLISTNTISQGGAREGGLAVIEDKGGVINHAVRSMKWPGVAAVEVALVTVHKGDWLRKFILDTKEVDLINTYIDDQEDLGDPYSLVQNQDKSFQGSIIFGKGFVLDPEEAQNLIEKDPQNKNVLFPYLNGQDLNNNIDQSTSRWVINFFDWDEEKAMEYPDCFKIIEERVKPDRLETVEKKLAKGQKLNNDDRTLSEEWWKFLRQRPKLYEIIKPLERVLVVPLVSKYSSFAFVENDKVYMHKLAVFAINSFTEFAIISNTFHHLWSWKYSSTLGASTLNYSPTDCFQNYPFPSSNSILETIGEKYDKTREALMVNISLGLTKMYNQFHNKDLTLEVENLKSKDFEKTYGKETWNLYNHLENKKEGKVSYQEAVVLIGEFRLLHVQMDQAVLEAYGWGDIQLRHDFYEVEYLPENDRIRYTIHPDARKEVLKRLLLLNHEIHEKEVAEGLVKGAKSKKQDAKKKTPKKKAPSKSPSQQTSIFGGTPQPQTSLFEKKPTEISINTKFTIQKEGQSPMKYQMVQTVVKGEVKDGYRQIDIQSALGQKVFNRPVGFTFDYGGEWKIVSIDG